Proteins found in one Triticum urartu cultivar G1812 chromosome 4, Tu2.1, whole genome shotgun sequence genomic segment:
- the LOC125553711 gene encoding probable calcium-binding protein CML25/26 — protein sequence MVAMVVPSVFAAFDKDGDGKVSASDLRCGMAATLGEDVSEEEAAVILAAVDADGDGLLSQEEFSRLAAGAHEEDDVDVRQCCLREAFGMYASSSTEATTTTMITPASLRRTLSRLGSHELGVDECTAMICRFDLDGDGALSFDEFQVMMMA from the coding sequence ATGGTGGCCATGGTGGTGCCGTCGGTGTTCGCCGCCTTCGACAAGGACGGCGACGGCAAGGTGTCCGCGTCCGACCTGCGGTGCGGCATGGCGGCGACCCTGGGCGAGGACGTatcggaggaggaggcggcagtGATCCTGGCCGCGGTGGACGCCGACGGCGACGGGCTGCTGAGCCAAGAAGAGTTCTCGAGGCTAGCCGCCGGTGCCCACGAAGAGGACGACGTTGACGTGAGGCAATGCTGTCTGAGGGAGGCGTTCGGGATGTACGCATCATCATCCACGGAAGccacgacgacgacgatgattACGCCGGCGAGCCTGAGGCGGACGCTGAGCAGGCTGGGCTCTCACGAACTGGGCGTGGACGAGTGCACGGCAATGATCTGCAGATTTGACCTCGACGGCGACGGTGCCCTCTCGTTCGATGAGTTCCAAGTCATGATGATGGCCTGA